From Triticum urartu cultivar G1812 chromosome 2, Tu2.1, whole genome shotgun sequence, a single genomic window includes:
- the LOC125535158 gene encoding uncharacterized protein LOC125535158 yields the protein MATATAAAEGLGRQRASPDHLPVPPRPRSRYRHRAAGRPHPVAAGTPPRPAPGLRHAQADRRAVLPHHPRARPARPYNGGPFAALLYLCAALGVAVDSCGSLRDYGGLAAVLAALIIVLVLRHPPRLAHQDDPDGPRQIPAAPPPRIQPEQPRLAPTLSITGGILDAAQVAAAIRSFMADSTPPIPAVSPPQADSSDSDGGGSSTNGDETNNLWYTPVHLLEAGDVCLILPDFIQQLQDMDSGLTQAEFLELLQRAFRDANNSDGFHRLSDIVEENRWIINDAPLVLTDRSTGTSVMKMKITAKLIQLIWLELDGQNWKSCQEVKKECCFREVVGQSVEELLDVALSFSSARWSADHASQMPTIFDALADVLYTIRELTFSSTEFMHDVVAHVFRKMVVDLRGMLEGTTSDMHRIRECAIHPATVLLVRYLEFFYRSGDMMQFVLGTGDWTIELSMIYAWASKLSEDAKAMFPAKGQRYIYILNNMDFVYQLKYHPGGCLSSEELQRGLCSLIHQHIQSYLDECWVPLVGYLGVDSLKRFLEEFFTICDSQMTWKVRTVLKVTLRREIVGLIVPNYENFLQKKSSSHRTSWLKARSGKPMYTAVWLEEKIGEFFER from the exons ATGGccacggcgacggcggcggcggaaggCCTTGGGCGCCAGAGAGCGAGCCCGGACCACCTCCCCGTGCCTCCCCGCCCCCGCTCCCGGTATCGGCATCGCGCGGCAGGCCGACCACATCCCGTGGCCGCGggcacgccgcctcgccccgccccCGGGCTCCGGCATGCTCAGGCGGACCGCCGTGCCGTTCTTCCTCACCACCCCCGCGCTCGTCCGGCACGTCCCTACAACGGCGGCCCGTTTGCCGCCCTCCTCTACCTGTGCGCCGCGCTCGGAGTTGCCGTGGATTCGTGCGGCTCGCTGCGGGACTACGGAGGCCTCGCCGCGGTCCTCGCCGCTCTTATCATCGTCCTTGTGCTGAGGCATCCGCCCCGATTGGCCCATCAGGACGACCCTGATGGACCCCGCCAGATCCCTGCGGCTCCGCCTCCGCGGATTCAACCGGAGCAGCCACGCCTCGCTCCCACACTCTCCATCACCGGGGGCATACTGGACGCTGCCCAGGTTGCTGCTGCCATCCGCAGTTTCATGGCAGACAGCACCCCTCCGATCCCCGCCGTCAGTCCACCCCAAGCTGACTCCTCCGACTCCGACGGGGGCGGGTCAAGCACCAACGGCGACGAGACCAATAACTTGTGGTATACTCCCGTCCACCTCCTCGAAGCAGGGGACGTCTGTCTCATCCTCCCCGACTTCATCCAGCAGCTCCAAGACATGGATTCAGGGTTAACCCAAGCTGAATTCCTTGAATTGCTTCAGAGAGCGTTCAGAGATGCCAACAACTCTGATGGATTCCACAG ATTGTCTGACATAGTTGAGGAGAACCGTTGGATTATCAATGACGCTCCTCTTGTGTTGACAGACAGATCGACTGGGACTTCTGTCATGAAGATGAAAATTACTGCAAAACTTATTCAGCTGATCTGGCTTGAATTAGATGGGCAGAATTGGAAGTCATGCCAGGAAGTCAAAAAGGAATGCTGCTTTCGAGAGGTTGTCGGGCAATCTGTAGAAGAGCTCCTTGATGTTGCACTTTCATTCAGCAGCGCAAGGTGGTCTGCTGATCATGCATCGCAAATGCCAACCATCTTTGATGCACTTGCCGATGTCCTATATACCATAAGGGAATTGACTTTCAGCAGTACTGAGTTCATGCATGATGTGGTTGCTCATGTTTTTCGCAAGATGGTGGTTGATTTGAGAGGAATGCTTGAGGGGACTACCAGTGACATGCATCGCATCAGAGAATGTGCCATCCATCCAGCAACCGTTCTTCTTGTACGATACCTGGAATTTTTCTATCGCAGCGGGGACATGATGCAGTTTGTACTTGGCACTGGGGATTGGACTATTGAGCTTAGCATGATCTATGCTTGGGCCTCCAAGCTCAGTGAAGATGCAAAAGCAATGTTCCCAGCAAAGGGTCAAAGGTACATATACATCTTGAATAATATGGATTTTGTTTATCAACTGAAGTATCATCCCGGAGGATGCCTTTCCAGTGAAGAACTGCAGAGGGGTCTCTGTTCGCTGATCCATCAGCACATACAGAGCTACCTTGACGAATGTTGGGTCCCGCTTGTGGGATATTTGGGTGTTGATTCTCTGAAGAGATTTCTTGAAGAGTTCTTTACCATATGTGATAGCCAGATGACATGGAAAGTTCGTACTGTGCTCAAGGTGACACTGCGTCGGGAGATTGTGGGGTTGATTGTTCCAAATTATGAGAACTTCTTACAGAAAAAGTCCAGTTCGCACCGGACTTCCTGGTTGAAGGCCAGATCTGGGAAACCAATGTATACTGCTGTGTGGTTGGAAGAGAAGATAGGTGAATTCTTTGAGAGATAA